From the genome of Desmospora profundinema, one region includes:
- the tyrS gene encoding tyrosine--tRNA ligase has protein sequence MGKNGQTSEETKQEVARQLEVIRRGAAEIIPEADLEKKVRRSVETGQPLKVKLGLDPSAPDIHIGHTVVLNKLRQFQDLGHFVQLVIGDFTGRIGDPTGKSETRKQLTEAEVKENAQTYADQLFKILDRDKTEIHFNSRWLSPLDFAAVVDLAAKTTVARMLERDDFSKRYHGGQAISVHEFFYPLMQGYDSVALESDIELGGTDQTFNLLMGRQLQAQYGQEEQVILTMPLLEGLDGVKKMSKSLGNYIGINEPAAEIYGKAMSVPDDRMLKYYELVTDLSPAELDRVQEGVKDGSIHPRDAKMGLARQLVEMYHGKEAAQEAEAGFKRVFQQRALPEDIAQVTIPVADLKDGRLWVIHLLSRLGLVASNGEARRMVKQGAVKIDEEKVTDVDAQIPLTDGMVVQVGKRKFAQVKLG, from the coding sequence ATGGGAAAAAATGGGCAAACGTCCGAAGAAACGAAACAAGAGGTAGCTCGGCAGCTGGAAGTGATCCGACGGGGGGCGGCGGAGATCATTCCGGAAGCGGATTTGGAGAAAAAAGTGCGCCGTTCGGTGGAGACGGGTCAGCCTCTAAAGGTGAAGCTGGGTCTGGACCCGTCGGCTCCCGATATTCACATCGGTCATACCGTGGTGCTGAACAAGTTGCGCCAATTTCAGGACCTTGGTCACTTCGTGCAGTTGGTGATCGGTGATTTCACCGGCCGGATCGGGGATCCGACAGGAAAGTCGGAAACCCGGAAGCAATTGACCGAAGCGGAAGTGAAGGAAAACGCTCAAACCTATGCCGATCAATTGTTTAAAATCCTGGATAGGGATAAGACGGAGATCCATTTTAACAGCCGTTGGCTCAGCCCGCTGGATTTTGCGGCAGTGGTGGATTTGGCGGCCAAAACGACAGTGGCCCGGATGTTGGAGCGGGATGACTTCTCCAAACGCTACCATGGTGGGCAGGCCATCAGTGTTCATGAGTTCTTTTATCCACTGATGCAGGGCTATGATTCTGTGGCTCTGGAAAGCGACATTGAGCTGGGCGGGACGGACCAGACGTTCAATCTGTTGATGGGACGTCAGCTGCAGGCTCAATACGGTCAAGAGGAACAGGTCATTCTGACTATGCCCCTATTGGAAGGGCTGGATGGGGTAAAAAAGATGTCCAAGAGCTTAGGGAACTACATCGGCATTAACGAACCGGCTGCTGAAATCTACGGGAAAGCGATGTCCGTCCCTGATGATCGGATGCTGAAGTACTACGAGCTGGTGACGGATCTGTCTCCGGCAGAGTTGGACCGGGTGCAGGAGGGTGTGAAGGACGGAAGTATTCACCCCCGGGACGCCAAGATGGGGCTTGCCCGACAGCTGGTGGAGATGTATCACGGGAAAGAGGCGGCACAGGAGGCGGAAGCCGGTTTTAAGCGCGTCTTTCAGCAGCGTGCCTTGCCTGAAGACATCGCACAGGTAACGATCCCTGTCGCCGACCTGAAGGATGGCCGCCTGTGGGTGATCCATCTCCTCTCCCGCCTCGGTCTGGTTGCCTCCAATGGGGAGGCCCGCCGTATGGTGAAACAAGGGGCAGTCAAGATCGACGAAGAGAAAGTGACGGATGTGGATGCTCAGATCCCGCTCACGGATGGCATGGTCGTTCAGGTGGGAAAACGAAAATTTGCCCAGGTGAAATTGGGATAA
- the rpsD gene encoding 30S ribosomal protein S4 — translation MARYTGPRWKLSRRLGISLSGTGKELKRPYPPGVHGPNQRRKLSEYGLQLQEKQKLRFMYGMNEKQFRTLFDKAGKMKGVHGENFMKLLESRLDNLVYRLGFARTRSQARQLVVHGHITVNGKKLDRPSYQVKVGDVIGLREKSRNLSIVKEALEDRSYLPEYVSFDANKLEGTYTRLPERDELPAEINERQIVEYYSR, via the coding sequence ATGGCACGTTATACAGGACCTCGTTGGAAATTAAGCCGTCGCTTGGGAATTTCCCTCTCCGGCACGGGCAAAGAGCTGAAGCGGCCTTACCCGCCGGGAGTGCATGGCCCCAACCAGCGTCGGAAGTTGAGCGAATACGGACTTCAGCTGCAGGAAAAGCAAAAACTGCGCTTTATGTATGGCATGAACGAAAAGCAGTTCCGCACCCTGTTTGACAAAGCCGGCAAGATGAAAGGGGTTCATGGTGAAAACTTCATGAAGCTCCTGGAATCCCGTCTGGACAACCTGGTGTACCGCCTCGGCTTCGCCCGGACGCGTTCCCAAGCCCGTCAGCTTGTGGTACACGGCCACATCACCGTCAACGGCAAAAAGCTGGACCGTCCTTCCTACCAGGTAAAAGTGGGCGATGTGATCGGACTGCGGGAGAAAAGCCGCAACCTTTCCATCGTCAAGGAAGCCCTGGAAGACCGCTCCTACTTGCCTGAGTACGTGAGCTTCGACGCTAACAAGCTGGAAGGCACCTACACCCGTCTGCCGGAACGGGATGAACTGCCCGCCGAAATCAACGAGCGTCAAATTGTTGAATACTACAGCCGGTAA
- the trmB gene encoding tRNA (guanosine(46)-N7)-methyltransferase TrmB: protein MRLRRKPYAKQMVREHARVVNDPQKYKGKWRSVVFRNEHPLYLELGTGKGRFLSRVCQEQPDINWIGVERIEEILLQALNKSEELLVDNLRFLWMDVKQLPDCFAAGEVDRIYLHFSDPWPKKRHTKRRLTHRSFLHQYKSVLKPGGELLLKTDNQALFQFSLDELEEAGYKLVESTHDLYASPFAAGNIPTEYEEKFTSKNMPIHYLLAQPKSS, encoded by the coding sequence ATGCGATTGAGACGGAAGCCTTATGCAAAACAAATGGTGCGGGAGCACGCCCGAGTGGTGAACGATCCGCAAAAGTACAAGGGAAAATGGCGTTCTGTCGTTTTTCGAAACGAACACCCCCTTTACTTGGAATTGGGTACCGGAAAAGGCCGCTTCTTATCCCGGGTGTGCCAGGAGCAGCCGGATATTAACTGGATCGGGGTGGAGCGGATCGAAGAAATCCTTCTTCAGGCTTTGAATAAGTCGGAAGAACTGCTCGTTGACAATCTTCGTTTCCTATGGATGGATGTCAAACAATTACCCGATTGTTTCGCAGCCGGAGAAGTGGATCGAATCTACCTTCACTTCAGCGATCCCTGGCCCAAAAAAAGGCATACCAAAAGGCGGCTCACACACCGCTCTTTTTTGCATCAATACAAGTCGGTATTGAAACCGGGCGGGGAACTGCTCTTAAAAACGGATAACCAGGCCCTGTTTCAATTTTCCCTGGATGAATTGGAAGAGGCGGGTTACAAACTGGTGGAATCCACCCATGATCTGTATGCCAGCCCGTTTGCCGCTGGTAATATCCCGACGGAATACGAAGAGAAATTCACTTCCAAAAACATGCCCATTCACTATCTTTTAGCCCAACCGAAATCTTCCTGA
- a CDS encoding carbohydrate kinase family protein — MIPLFTLGEALIDFIPTDRDVPLTEAATFSRQAGGAPANVAAQAARLGGDARFIGKIGNDSFGDFLIRVLKDSGVDTTHVLQTGEARTSLAFVSQVEEDENPFTFYRDPAADQLLQPEEVPGESLTNPGIFHFCSVSLSSDPVRSATRRAVDTARRHGLLISFDPNIRPPLWPSLDAAKAEIRSLLPSAHLVKVSRSELMELMDTRSDDVEAIGRRFLEQYENQLLIFTLGSQGCLFVTSEGTGMVQAPAAHSVDPTGAGDSLAGAMLFRLSEQNVTPQKLAQWCNQHSWVEENLRFAVRIATHSTTGYGAIASYAGKADLARLGLE, encoded by the coding sequence ATGATTCCCTTATTTACTCTGGGGGAAGCCCTGATCGATTTTATCCCGACAGATCGGGACGTACCCTTGACAGAAGCCGCCACCTTTTCCCGTCAAGCAGGTGGTGCACCGGCCAATGTAGCCGCCCAGGCGGCACGATTAGGCGGTGACGCCCGCTTCATTGGAAAAATCGGGAACGACTCTTTCGGCGATTTCCTCATCCGTGTGTTGAAAGACAGCGGTGTGGATACCACTCACGTCCTGCAAACCGGGGAAGCCCGTACATCCTTGGCCTTTGTTTCCCAAGTGGAGGAAGACGAGAACCCCTTTACTTTTTACCGGGACCCGGCAGCCGATCAGCTGTTGCAGCCGGAAGAAGTACCCGGCGAATCACTGACCAATCCCGGTATCTTCCATTTTTGTTCCGTCTCCCTCAGCAGCGATCCGGTACGATCGGCCACCCGTCGCGCTGTGGACACCGCCCGACGCCACGGCTTATTGATCAGTTTCGACCCCAATATCCGCCCTCCGCTGTGGCCCAGCCTTGACGCGGCCAAAGCGGAAATCAGGTCCCTGCTTCCTTCGGCTCATCTCGTCAAGGTGAGTCGAAGCGAATTGATGGAACTGATGGACACCCGCTCGGATGACGTGGAAGCAATCGGCCGCCGCTTCCTGGAACAATATGAAAACCAGTTGTTAATCTTCACCCTGGGTTCCCAAGGATGTCTCTTTGTTACCTCTGAAGGAACAGGTATGGTGCAAGCTCCCGCTGCCCACTCCGTCGATCCCACCGGCGCCGGTGATTCCCTGGCCGGTGCCATGCTGTTCCGTTTGTCGGAACAAAACGTCACTCCCCAAAAACTGGCACAGTGGTGCAATCAACACTCCTGGGTGGAAGAAAATCTCCGTTTCGCCGTCCGGATCGCCACCCACTCTACCACCGGATACGGAGCCATCGCCTCCTACGCCGGCAAAGCAGATTTGGCCCGATTGGGATTGGAGTAA
- a CDS encoding sugar phosphate isomerase/epimerase family protein, with protein MKLGVFTVLFSEKPFEEMLDHVKAAGLDAVELGSGAYPGTAHCDPVVLLEDNAKLKAFQRAVTDRGLEISGLSCHGNPLTPEPSFAKASHEAFVQTVRLAEKLEVPVVNCFSGTPGDHEGAKYPNWPVAPWPNEYREVLDWQWNEKMIPYWKEWGRFAADHGVKVALELHGGFSVHTPATMLRLREAVGEVMGANLDPSHLWWQGIDPVAAIKILGREGAIHHFHAKDTYIDQEQVNMHGLTDMQSYANLQDRAWLFRTVGYGHDMKTWADIISALRLVGYDHVVSIEHEDALMSIEEGFAKAVANLKTVITKESLTDMWWV; from the coding sequence ATGAAGCTGGGCGTATTCACCGTACTATTTTCAGAAAAGCCGTTTGAAGAGATGCTGGATCATGTAAAAGCCGCCGGGTTGGATGCAGTTGAGCTGGGGAGCGGGGCCTACCCGGGAACCGCTCATTGTGATCCTGTCGTGTTACTGGAAGATAACGCAAAATTGAAAGCGTTTCAACGGGCGGTAACAGACCGCGGCTTGGAGATCAGCGGGCTCAGCTGCCATGGGAACCCCTTGACGCCGGAACCCTCCTTTGCTAAAGCTTCCCACGAAGCGTTTGTACAGACAGTGCGGCTGGCGGAAAAGCTGGAGGTGCCGGTGGTCAATTGTTTTTCCGGAACGCCGGGAGACCACGAAGGGGCGAAGTACCCCAACTGGCCGGTGGCTCCCTGGCCCAATGAATACCGTGAGGTGCTCGATTGGCAGTGGAATGAGAAAATGATTCCCTACTGGAAAGAGTGGGGCCGCTTTGCCGCTGATCATGGTGTGAAAGTAGCATTAGAACTTCATGGTGGATTCTCGGTTCACACGCCTGCGACGATGTTGCGGCTGCGAGAAGCGGTGGGGGAAGTGATGGGAGCCAACTTGGATCCCAGTCATCTCTGGTGGCAAGGAATCGACCCGGTGGCCGCCATCAAAATCCTGGGCCGTGAAGGGGCCATCCATCATTTCCACGCCAAGGACACATATATCGACCAAGAACAGGTTAATATGCACGGTTTGACGGATATGCAATCCTACGCCAACTTGCAAGATCGCGCCTGGCTCTTCCGGACGGTCGGGTACGGTCACGACATGAAAACGTGGGCCGATATCATCAGTGCCTTGCGGTTGGTCGGGTACGACCATGTCGTCAGCATCGAACACGAAGACGCCCTGATGTCGATCGAGGAAGGCTTTGCCAAAGCAGTGGCCAACTTGAAGACGGTAATCACCAAAGAGAGCCTGACCGATATGTGGTGGGTCTAA
- a CDS encoding Gfo/Idh/MocA family protein, translating to MAVKVGIIGCGSISIHRHIPEYFKHPDAQLVAFCDTDEQRAQAAALEYGGEVYTDWREMLDQAELDAVSVCTPNADHAPISMGALRAKKHVLCEKPMATSMDDARVMVKAADKNGVQLMIGHNQRLMSPHRKAKEILQGGSLGRVLTFRTAFGHGGPESWSAEGKNTWFFRKDQAVIGALGDLGVHKVDLLRWLLDDDIVEVGALTGTLEKHADVDDNAVMLLRTRGGAFGTLAASWTHHPGEDNSTVLYCEKGHIRIVEDPVYQVVVHRGDGSVEKHELGGIATNEEGGQTDSGVIASFVDAITSGAPNPIPGEEGMKSLEVVLAAVKAAETKSIVSL from the coding sequence ATGGCAGTAAAAGTGGGTATCATCGGATGTGGAAGTATCAGCATTCACCGCCATATTCCTGAATATTTCAAACACCCTGACGCGCAGTTGGTTGCTTTCTGCGACACAGATGAACAGCGTGCCCAGGCGGCTGCCCTGGAATACGGGGGCGAAGTGTACACCGATTGGCGAGAGATGCTGGACCAGGCTGAGCTGGACGCGGTGAGCGTCTGTACGCCTAATGCGGATCATGCTCCGATTTCGATGGGTGCTTTGCGGGCGAAAAAGCATGTATTATGCGAAAAGCCGATGGCTACTTCGATGGATGACGCGAGGGTGATGGTGAAAGCGGCGGACAAAAACGGAGTACAGTTGATGATCGGCCACAACCAGCGATTGATGTCTCCCCACAGAAAGGCGAAGGAAATTCTGCAAGGCGGAAGCCTGGGGCGGGTGCTGACGTTTCGAACGGCATTTGGTCATGGGGGGCCGGAAAGTTGGAGTGCGGAAGGGAAAAACACTTGGTTCTTCCGAAAAGACCAGGCGGTGATCGGAGCCCTGGGTGACTTGGGTGTCCATAAGGTGGATCTGCTTCGTTGGCTGCTGGATGATGACATCGTGGAAGTGGGTGCTTTGACAGGTACGCTGGAAAAGCATGCAGATGTGGACGACAACGCCGTCATGCTGCTGCGGACCAGAGGAGGCGCATTTGGGACGTTGGCAGCCAGTTGGACCCATCATCCCGGTGAAGACAACAGCACGGTATTGTACTGCGAAAAAGGCCATATCCGGATTGTTGAGGACCCGGTTTACCAGGTGGTCGTCCATCGCGGGGATGGTTCGGTGGAAAAACATGAGTTGGGCGGAATCGCCACCAACGAAGAAGGCGGCCAAACAGACAGCGGAGTAATCGCCTCCTTTGTTGACGCCATTACCAGCGGTGCACCCAACCCGATTCCGGGGGAAGAGGGAATGAAATCCCTGGAAGTCGTTCTGGCGGCTGTAAAGGCGGCCGAGACGAAATCAATCGTTTCTCTTTGA
- a CDS encoding Gfo/Idh/MocA family protein — MRQTEWRLGMIGAGSISEAHMKAMGQERRVRLCAVADLHEEAARKRAESYGCSTVYRDYRKMLEQEQLDAVVLCLPNHLHEQVAVQAMDAGCHVLCEKPLSTDAASARRMERHARFTGRTLMVAQNNRFRADSRLLKHLITHQRLGEVYHAKAGWIRRNGIPGWGSWFTNREQAGGGPLIDIGVHMLDLTLWLLNFPRPVSVFGQTYNRFGPSKKGQSSWGTVVKEGRFDVEDSAVALIRFESGLTLALDASWASHIAEDRAYVDLWGGEGGAALDLNRHHLRLFHEEAGVPVDSEMTPPPQDDRSTLLSHWIGVMEGIEEPICTAEQGIEVLRILDAIYESSRTGQLVRLD; from the coding sequence ATGAGACAAACGGAGTGGAGACTGGGTATGATCGGTGCCGGCAGCATATCAGAGGCCCATATGAAAGCGATGGGGCAGGAGCGGCGTGTACGGCTTTGCGCGGTTGCAGACCTCCATGAGGAGGCGGCCCGCAAGCGTGCCGAAAGCTATGGATGTTCCACTGTCTATCGAGATTATCGAAAGATGCTGGAACAGGAGCAGCTGGACGCAGTGGTCCTGTGTCTGCCCAACCATCTGCATGAACAAGTAGCCGTACAGGCCATGGATGCCGGTTGCCATGTGTTGTGCGAAAAGCCGCTTTCCACCGATGCCGCTTCCGCCCGGCGAATGGAGAGGCATGCACGCTTTACAGGAAGAACCCTGATGGTGGCGCAAAACAACCGTTTTCGAGCAGACTCCCGGCTGTTGAAACATCTGATCACTCATCAACGGCTGGGTGAAGTGTACCATGCCAAAGCGGGCTGGATCCGACGCAATGGAATTCCCGGTTGGGGAAGTTGGTTCACCAACCGGGAGCAAGCCGGAGGCGGACCCTTGATTGATATCGGTGTTCATATGTTGGATCTGACGCTGTGGCTGTTGAATTTTCCCCGGCCCGTCTCTGTTTTCGGACAAACCTATAATCGTTTTGGCCCCAGCAAGAAAGGCCAGTCGTCCTGGGGTACGGTCGTGAAAGAGGGACGGTTTGACGTGGAAGATTCGGCAGTGGCGCTCATCCGTTTTGAGAGTGGTTTGACCCTTGCTCTGGATGCCAGCTGGGCTTCCCATATCGCCGAGGATCGGGCTTATGTGGACTTGTGGGGGGGAGAGGGAGGGGCGGCTCTCGATTTGAATCGCCACCATCTGCGACTCTTCCACGAAGAAGCAGGGGTGCCGGTGGACTCGGAGATGACACCGCCTCCGCAGGATGACCGCTCCACCCTTTTATCCCATTGGATCGGGGTGATGGAAGGCATCGAAGAACCGATCTGCACGGCGGAACAAGGCATCGAGGTGTTGCGCATTCTGGACGCCATCTACGAATCTTCCCGAACGGGGCAGCTGGTCCGCTTGGATTAA
- a CDS encoding ABC transporter substrate-binding protein, translating to MRTWKKIMSVGLAATLVFSLAACGQGADEGAGDGEQVTITYARGKDTTGATEKIIEAFEKQNPNIKVEFKEMPADTGVSHDQYVTMFSGGSDEIDVFDLDVIWPAEFAQGGYLQPLDRFIEKDGISMDEYVKGSVDAGNYNGRQWAMPKFLDAGLLYYRTDLVDSPPETWDDLIKQAKELKGEGGTKYGYLMQGKQYEGLVCNFIEFIGSYGGEVLDQEGNVAINSPETIKGLEKMMEIAQSDFVPGNVTALTEVETDAIYGEGEAVFDRQWPYHYAVMNEEGSKVKGKVDIAPLPKGDAGSASTLGGWVSGINANSKHKQEAWEFLKFMNGPEGQKISAIEGGLAPTLLSLYEDDEVKAASPLFDSDEYVEGISSAISRPVSPEYPKISDIIQSEVSSAIAGKQSAEKAVKNMEKKLKDVVE from the coding sequence ATGAGGACCTGGAAAAAGATCATGTCGGTCGGACTGGCCGCCACCCTGGTTTTTTCCTTGGCGGCTTGCGGCCAGGGAGCCGATGAAGGAGCCGGGGATGGTGAACAGGTGACCATCACCTACGCCCGCGGCAAAGATACAACCGGTGCCACGGAAAAAATCATCGAAGCGTTTGAAAAGCAAAATCCCAACATCAAAGTGGAATTTAAAGAGATGCCCGCAGACACCGGGGTAAGCCATGATCAATACGTGACCATGTTCAGCGGCGGATCCGATGAAATTGACGTCTTCGATTTGGATGTGATCTGGCCCGCTGAATTCGCCCAAGGCGGGTATCTGCAGCCGCTGGATCGATTCATCGAAAAAGACGGGATCAGCATGGATGAATACGTGAAAGGGTCAGTTGATGCCGGGAACTACAACGGCCGTCAATGGGCGATGCCCAAGTTCCTGGATGCAGGCCTGTTGTACTATCGGACCGATCTGGTGGACTCTCCCCCGGAAACCTGGGATGACCTGATTAAGCAGGCGAAAGAGCTGAAAGGGGAAGGCGGCACCAAATACGGATATTTGATGCAAGGAAAACAGTACGAGGGCTTGGTCTGCAACTTCATTGAATTTATCGGTTCTTACGGCGGGGAAGTGCTGGATCAGGAAGGGAACGTGGCCATTAACAGCCCGGAAACCATCAAGGGGCTGGAAAAGATGATGGAGATTGCCCAGTCAGACTTTGTCCCCGGTAATGTAACTGCCCTGACCGAAGTGGAGACCGATGCCATCTACGGAGAAGGGGAAGCCGTATTTGATCGGCAATGGCCGTACCACTACGCCGTTATGAATGAAGAAGGGTCCAAGGTGAAAGGGAAAGTGGACATTGCACCCCTTCCAAAAGGGGATGCCGGCAGCGCCTCCACGTTGGGTGGATGGGTCTCCGGGATTAACGCCAATTCCAAACACAAGCAGGAAGCGTGGGAATTCCTCAAATTTATGAATGGTCCGGAAGGGCAGAAGATTTCCGCCATCGAGGGAGGCTTGGCTCCGACGCTGCTGTCCCTCTATGAAGATGATGAAGTGAAAGCGGCCAGCCCGCTCTTTGACAGCGATGAGTATGTGGAAGGAATTAGCAGTGCCATCTCCCGTCCGGTTTCTCCTGAGTATCCCAAGATCTCCGACATCATTCAATCGGAAGTCTCCAGTGCCATTGCCGGCAAGCAATCCGCCGAGAAGGCCGTGAAAAACATGGAGAAGAAGCTGAAGGATGTTGTCGAGTGA
- a CDS encoding carbohydrate ABC transporter permease, which translates to MRKGLSERNLGYLLILPALLLILVIAIYPVARSFYLSLYDIRLNDPTKLEPHSSYAIDVERYTDNQLLLASVMDQEIAQTEGEVEQRLSELRADLDNVQTVLEEDPAFQERFAEVDNLLLEGEEVPPELKRYTIQGDQADTVVAKIKEINGGLVDLNRQGFLDQGDRVVGLSNGLAETIIEPNFVGLHYYKKYLQDGRMWASLNNTLIFTVISVTLELILGLWIAMVINREFFGRGAVRAAVLIPWALPTAVAAMMWKFLFDGQNGIMAKIFESIGLIPDMGVLLTTKFWSMFAVIFADVWKTTPFMALLILAGLQTIPRNLYEAAEVDGASKVQQFFRITLPMLRTTILVALLFRTLDAFRVFDLIYVLTGGGPANATETISVYAYKTMFSQLNFGAGSALAVIVFFCVALISILFVRLLGRDLISDGR; encoded by the coding sequence ATGAGAAAAGGTCTCTCCGAGCGCAACCTGGGATATCTGTTAATTCTCCCCGCGTTGCTGCTTATTCTGGTGATAGCGATTTATCCTGTAGCCCGCTCTTTTTATTTGAGTTTATATGATATCCGTTTGAATGATCCGACCAAATTGGAGCCCCACAGCAGTTATGCGATTGATGTGGAGCGGTATACAGACAACCAATTGTTGCTCGCCTCTGTCATGGACCAGGAAATTGCCCAGACGGAAGGGGAAGTCGAGCAGAGGCTATCGGAGCTTCGAGCGGATTTGGATAACGTACAGACGGTTCTGGAAGAAGATCCCGCGTTCCAAGAGCGGTTTGCGGAAGTGGACAATCTGCTTCTGGAAGGCGAAGAAGTTCCACCGGAACTGAAACGTTATACCATCCAAGGCGATCAGGCGGATACCGTGGTGGCCAAGATCAAGGAAATCAACGGCGGATTGGTCGATCTCAACCGCCAAGGGTTTTTAGACCAGGGTGACCGAGTGGTGGGGCTTTCCAACGGCCTTGCGGAAACGATCATTGAGCCGAACTTTGTCGGCCTTCACTATTACAAGAAGTATTTGCAGGATGGACGCATGTGGGCTTCCCTCAACAATACCCTGATTTTCACCGTCATATCCGTTACATTGGAATTGATATTGGGGCTATGGATTGCTATGGTGATCAATCGGGAGTTTTTCGGACGGGGGGCAGTCCGGGCGGCGGTTCTCATCCCGTGGGCTTTGCCGACGGCGGTTGCCGCAATGATGTGGAAATTCCTCTTTGACGGCCAAAACGGGATAATGGCCAAGATATTTGAATCCATTGGTCTGATTCCGGATATGGGAGTCTTATTGACCACCAAGTTCTGGTCGATGTTTGCCGTCATATTCGCCGATGTTTGGAAAACCACTCCTTTTATGGCTCTGCTGATTCTGGCCGGTTTGCAGACGATTCCCCGCAATTTGTATGAAGCGGCAGAAGTAGATGGGGCTTCCAAGGTACAGCAGTTTTTCCGGATCACCCTGCCGATGTTGCGTACGACGATTTTGGTGGCGCTGCTCTTCCGCACATTGGATGCCTTCCGGGTGTTTGACTTAATCTATGTCCTCACTGGAGGGGGACCCGCCAATGCGACCGAAACCATCTCCGTTTACGCCTACAAAACGATGTTTAGCCAGTTGAATTTTGGAGCGGGCTCCGCTCTGGCAGTAATCGTATTCTTCTGTGTGGCCTTAATCAGCATCCTCTTTGTACGGCTTCTCGGACGAGACCTGATCAGCGATGGAAGGTGA
- a CDS encoding carbohydrate ABC transporter permease: protein MNKKAGPLFYLFLAGFLVVVLFPFIWQALTALKPPGELFGASAFKPFPDNPTLNNFSSVFTQRPFASYLLNSTIVALLTTVYCVFIASIAAYAIARLRFWGKSVVLGVVLAVSMFPQIATISPIFMFMQDVGLTNSYLGLIIPYTTFALPLALWNLTVFFRKIPFDLEEAAKMDGASTMQTFWKVIFPLAIPGTFTTAILVFIAAWNEFFFALTINTDEAMKTVPVGIAMFQGRFTIPWAEISAASVIVTIPLVIMVLVFQRRIVSGLTAGAVKE, encoded by the coding sequence ATGAACAAAAAAGCAGGACCGTTATTTTACCTTTTCCTGGCTGGTTTTTTGGTGGTGGTGTTGTTTCCCTTCATCTGGCAGGCACTGACCGCCCTGAAACCGCCGGGAGAATTGTTTGGCGCCAGCGCCTTTAAACCCTTTCCGGATAACCCGACCTTGAACAATTTCAGCAGTGTGTTCACCCAGCGTCCATTCGCTTCCTATCTGCTGAACAGCACTATCGTGGCGTTGTTGACTACTGTGTACTGTGTGTTTATCGCATCCATCGCGGCTTATGCTATCGCCCGGTTGAGATTTTGGGGCAAAAGTGTGGTCCTGGGGGTCGTGCTGGCGGTTTCCATGTTTCCGCAGATCGCCACCATCTCTCCCATCTTTATGTTTATGCAGGATGTGGGACTAACCAACAGTTATCTGGGTCTGATCATTCCCTATACCACCTTCGCATTGCCGTTGGCATTGTGGAATTTGACGGTCTTTTTCCGCAAGATTCCCTTTGATCTGGAGGAAGCAGCTAAAATGGACGGGGCGTCCACCATGCAAACATTTTGGAAAGTAATCTTTCCGTTGGCTATTCCGGGGACCTTCACCACGGCCATTTTGGTGTTTATCGCAGCTTGGAACGAGTTTTTCTTCGCTTTGACCATCAACACGGATGAAGCGATGAAAACGGTGCCGGTAGGGATCGCGATGTTCCAGGGACGCTTCACCATTCCATGGGCAGAGATTTCGGCAGCGTCCGTAATCGTGACCATTCCATTGGTGATTATGGTCCTCGTCTTCCAGCGCCGGATTGTATCCGGATTGACAGCGGGTGCAGTCAAAGAGTAA